In one Lolium rigidum isolate FL_2022 chromosome 3, APGP_CSIRO_Lrig_0.1, whole genome shotgun sequence genomic region, the following are encoded:
- the LOC124695366 gene encoding probable inorganic phosphate transporter 1-7 isoform X1: MAGDQVHVLSALDGAKTQWYHFTAIVVAGMGFFTDAYDLFCISLVTKLIGRVYYTVPGSPHPGSLPPTVAAAVNGVAFVGTLSGQLFFGWLGDKVGRKSVYGMTLLLMIICSVASGLSFSHTPTTVMATLCFFRFWLGFGIGGDYPLSATIMSEYANKRTRGAFIAAVFAMQGFGILAGGAVAIGVTVLFKNRFPAPPYAVNPAASTPAEADYVWRIVLMLGALPAALTFYWRMKMPETARYTALIAKNAERAAADMSKVLQVEITKEQAGDLEVAHKYRASPSFGLFSGEFVRRHGLHLVGTASTWLLLDIAYYSQNLFQKDIFSAIGWIPPAATMSALDELYHIARAQTLIALCGTVPGYWFTVAFIDSVGRFKIQAMGFFMMTGFMLGLAVPYDYWTGKGHQAGFVAMYALTFFFANFGPNATTFIVPAEIYPARLRATCHGISAASGKVGAIIGSFGFLYLAQSPDPAKTAHGYLPGIGVRNSLFVLAGCSLMGFMLTFLVPEPKGKSLERETEPDKC; this comes from the coding sequence ATGGCGGGCGACCAAGTCCACGTGCTCTCGGCGCTCGACGGCGCCAAGACGCAGTGGTACCACTTCACGGCGATCGTGGTCGCCGGCATGGGCTTCTTCACCGACGCCTACGACCTCTTCTGCATCTCCCTCGTCACAAAGCTGATCGGCCGAGTATACTACACCGTGCCAGGGTCGCCCCACCCGGGAAGCCTGCCGCCGACCGTCGCGGCCGCCGTCAACGGCGTGGCGTTCGTCGGCACGCTCTCCGGGCAGCTCTTCTTCGGGTGGCTCGGCGACAAGGTCGGCCGGAAGAGCGTGTACGGCATGACGCTGCTTCTGATGATCATCTGCTCCGTGGCGTCCGGGCTGTCGTTCAGCCACACGCCCACGACCGTCATGGCCACGCTCTGCTTCTTCCGGTTCTGGCTCGGCTTCGGCATCGGCGGCGACTACCCGCTCTCCGCCACCATCATGTCTGAGTACGCCAACAAGCGCACGCGCGGCGCGTTCATCGCCGCCGTGTTCGCGATGCAGGGGTTCGGCATCCTCGCCGGCGGCGCCGTGGCGATCGGGGTCACCGTGCTGTTCAAGAACCGGTTCCCGGCGCCGCCGTACGCCGTGAACCCGGCGGCGTCCACCCCGGCTGAGGCCGACTACGTGTGGCGCATCGTCCTCATGCTCGGAGCGCTCCCCGCGGCTCTCACCTTCTACTGGCGCATGAAGATGCCGGAGACGGCGCGGTACACAGCCCTCATCGCCAAGAACGCCGAGCGCGCCGCCGCTGACATGTCCAAGGTGCTCCAGGTTGAGATCACCAAGGAGCAGGCCGGCGATCTGGAGGTGGCGCACAAGTACCGCGCGTCGCCGTCGTTCGGCCTCTTCTCCGGGGAGTTCGTGAGGCGGCACGGGCTCCACCTCGTGGGCACGGCGTCGACGTGGCTCCTCCTGGACATCGCCTACTACTCGCAGAACCTGTTCCAGAAGGACATCTTCAGCGCGATCGGGTGGATCccgccggcggcgacgatgaGCGCGCTAGACGAGCTGTACCACATCGCGCGTGCCCAGACCCTGATCGCGCTGTGCGGCACCGTGCCGGGGTACTGGTTCACGGTGGCCTTCATCGACTCCGTCGGCCGGTTCAAGATCCAGGCGATGGGCTTCTTCATGATGACAGGCTTCATGCTGGGTCTGGCAGTGCCATACGACTACTGGACGGGGAAGGGCCACCAGGCCGGGTTCGTCGCCATGTACGCGCTCACCTTCTTCTTCGCCAACTTCGGGCCAAACGCGACCACGTTCATCGTGCCGGCGGAGATCTACCCGGCGAGGCTCCGCGCGACGTGCCACGGCATATCGGCGGCGTCGGGGAAGGTGGGCGCCATCATTGGGTCGTTCGGGTTCTTGTACCTGGCCCAGAGCCCGGACCCGGCCAAGACGGCGCATGGGTACCTGCCTGGTATCGGCGTGCGCAACTCGCTCTTCGTGCTCGCCGGATGCAGCTTGATGGGGTTTATGCTCACGTTCCTAGTGCCGGAACCCAAGGGCAAGTCGTTGGAGCGTGAGACCGAGCCTGACAAGTGCTAG
- the LOC124695366 gene encoding probable inorganic phosphate transporter 1-7 isoform X2, producing the protein MGFFTDAYDLFCISLVTKLIGRVYYTVPGSPHPGSLPPTVAAAVNGVAFVGTLSGQLFFGWLGDKVGRKSVYGMTLLLMIICSVASGLSFSHTPTTVMATLCFFRFWLGFGIGGDYPLSATIMSEYANKRTRGAFIAAVFAMQGFGILAGGAVAIGVTVLFKNRFPAPPYAVNPAASTPAEADYVWRIVLMLGALPAALTFYWRMKMPETARYTALIAKNAERAAADMSKVLQVEITKEQAGDLEVAHKYRASPSFGLFSGEFVRRHGLHLVGTASTWLLLDIAYYSQNLFQKDIFSAIGWIPPAATMSALDELYHIARAQTLIALCGTVPGYWFTVAFIDSVGRFKIQAMGFFMMTGFMLGLAVPYDYWTGKGHQAGFVAMYALTFFFANFGPNATTFIVPAEIYPARLRATCHGISAASGKVGAIIGSFGFLYLAQSPDPAKTAHGYLPGIGVRNSLFVLAGCSLMGFMLTFLVPEPKGKSLERETEPDKC; encoded by the coding sequence ATGGGCTTCTTCACCGACGCCTACGACCTCTTCTGCATCTCCCTCGTCACAAAGCTGATCGGCCGAGTATACTACACCGTGCCAGGGTCGCCCCACCCGGGAAGCCTGCCGCCGACCGTCGCGGCCGCCGTCAACGGCGTGGCGTTCGTCGGCACGCTCTCCGGGCAGCTCTTCTTCGGGTGGCTCGGCGACAAGGTCGGCCGGAAGAGCGTGTACGGCATGACGCTGCTTCTGATGATCATCTGCTCCGTGGCGTCCGGGCTGTCGTTCAGCCACACGCCCACGACCGTCATGGCCACGCTCTGCTTCTTCCGGTTCTGGCTCGGCTTCGGCATCGGCGGCGACTACCCGCTCTCCGCCACCATCATGTCTGAGTACGCCAACAAGCGCACGCGCGGCGCGTTCATCGCCGCCGTGTTCGCGATGCAGGGGTTCGGCATCCTCGCCGGCGGCGCCGTGGCGATCGGGGTCACCGTGCTGTTCAAGAACCGGTTCCCGGCGCCGCCGTACGCCGTGAACCCGGCGGCGTCCACCCCGGCTGAGGCCGACTACGTGTGGCGCATCGTCCTCATGCTCGGAGCGCTCCCCGCGGCTCTCACCTTCTACTGGCGCATGAAGATGCCGGAGACGGCGCGGTACACAGCCCTCATCGCCAAGAACGCCGAGCGCGCCGCCGCTGACATGTCCAAGGTGCTCCAGGTTGAGATCACCAAGGAGCAGGCCGGCGATCTGGAGGTGGCGCACAAGTACCGCGCGTCGCCGTCGTTCGGCCTCTTCTCCGGGGAGTTCGTGAGGCGGCACGGGCTCCACCTCGTGGGCACGGCGTCGACGTGGCTCCTCCTGGACATCGCCTACTACTCGCAGAACCTGTTCCAGAAGGACATCTTCAGCGCGATCGGGTGGATCccgccggcggcgacgatgaGCGCGCTAGACGAGCTGTACCACATCGCGCGTGCCCAGACCCTGATCGCGCTGTGCGGCACCGTGCCGGGGTACTGGTTCACGGTGGCCTTCATCGACTCCGTCGGCCGGTTCAAGATCCAGGCGATGGGCTTCTTCATGATGACAGGCTTCATGCTGGGTCTGGCAGTGCCATACGACTACTGGACGGGGAAGGGCCACCAGGCCGGGTTCGTCGCCATGTACGCGCTCACCTTCTTCTTCGCCAACTTCGGGCCAAACGCGACCACGTTCATCGTGCCGGCGGAGATCTACCCGGCGAGGCTCCGCGCGACGTGCCACGGCATATCGGCGGCGTCGGGGAAGGTGGGCGCCATCATTGGGTCGTTCGGGTTCTTGTACCTGGCCCAGAGCCCGGACCCGGCCAAGACGGCGCATGGGTACCTGCCTGGTATCGGCGTGCGCAACTCGCTCTTCGTGCTCGCCGGATGCAGCTTGATGGGGTTTATGCTCACGTTCCTAGTGCCGGAACCCAAGGGCAAGTCGTTGGAGCGTGAGACCGAGCCTGACAAGTGCTAG